The Oncorhynchus mykiss isolate Arlee chromosome 20, USDA_OmykA_1.1, whole genome shotgun sequence genome includes a region encoding these proteins:
- the mgme1 gene encoding mitochondrial genome maintenance exonuclease 1 gives MLLHQLLRCAQRVGESSRVVSGLLSHCTRTSLNTFSTSNVSPARKKSSPYSSVDSGRYSSLFKSVVSHRVSAQTPDIIEEQDVQIYGPVIKSPTPSNRNTTPSKMPKILHPLLNQDRVFDFGETELGGAPARIILRRGQDRGSVPSVTRILQETMSPEQQFYLERWRRKMIAQLGEDGFKEYSQNLFRQGKLFHTAVESVLPLTTKEVPGEDPEEVPEMPSEVEGYMESVRHVLEDVRGVRAIESRVQHEKLGYLGIVDCVARYRGVLCVIDWKTSERSKPFLSNTYDNPLQVAAYVGALNNDVNYNYQVENGLIVVAYKDGSPAHPHRLSSDQVLQYWERWLVRLEEYTERR, from the exons aTGCTTTTACATCAGCTGTTGAGATGTGCCCAGCGTGTTGGGGAGTCATCTAGGGTTGTCAGTGGACTCCTCTCCCATTGTACCCGGACCTCCTTGAATACTTTCTCCACCTCCAATGTCTCTCCAGCTCGCAAGAAAAGCAGTCCATACAGTTCCGTGGACAGCGGACGCTACTCCTCACTCTTCAAGTCAGTTGTGTCCCACAGAGTCAGTGCTCAAACTCCCGACATCATAGAGGAGCAAGATGTTCAAATCTACGGACCTGTGATAAAGTCCCCAACACCATCTAATCGAAACACAACACCTTCCAAAATGCCTAAAATCCTCCACCCGTTGCTCAACCAAGACCGGGTATTTGATTTTGGCGAAACTGAGCTTGGAGGGGCTCCAGCCAGAATTATCCTACGGAGGGGTCAGGACAGGGGCTCAGTGCCCAGTGTGACCCGTATCCTACAGGAGACTATGTCCCCGGAGCAACAGTtttacctggagagatggaggaggaagatgatAGCTCAACTGGGAGAGGATGGCTTTAAGGAATACAGTCAGA ATCTCTTCAGGCAAGGGAAGCTTTTCCATACGGCCGTGGAGAGTGTTCTCCCGTTGACAACAAAGGAGGTACCGGGGGAAGATCCTGAGGAGGTACCAGAGATGCCATCGGAGGTAGAGGGATACATGGAAAGTGTACGCCATGTACTGGAGGACGTTAGGGGAGTGAGAGCCATCGAGAGCCGTGTACAACATGAAAAACTAGGCTATCTGGGGATTGTGGACTGTGTGGCTCGCTACAG GGGTGTGCTGTGTGTGATCGATTGGAAGACATCGGAGAGGTCTAAACCTTTCCTCAGCAACACCTACGACAACCCTCTACAGGTGGCAGCCTACGTTGGGGCCTTAAACAACGACGTGAACTACAACTACCAG GTTGAGAATGGACTGATCGTGGTGGCCTATAAAGATGGTTCCCCAGCCCATCCTCATCGACTGAGCTCAGACCAGGTGTTACAGTACTGGGAGAGATGGCTGGTACGACTGGAGGAGTACACCGAGAGGAGGTGA